Proteins encoded by one window of Streptomyces uncialis:
- a CDS encoding ribonucleoside-diphosphate reductase subunit alpha, translating into MTIAPADPASVVGQAPATTAQDQQTRPSDGPGAALLRTLTDLTADLPDADPGRVAAAALRGRSARADESELRELATEAAAGLISEDPAYSRLAARLLTVSIAAEAASQGVLAFSGSVATGHREGLIADRTAAFVTKYSDRLDALIDTTADDRFGYFGLRTLHSRYLLRHPITRKVVETPQHFLLRVASGLAEDDSVRALDEVAALYRLMSRLDYLPSSPTLFNSGTRHPQMSSCYLLDSPQDELDSIYDRYHQVARLSKHAGGIGLSYSRIRSRGSLIRGTNGHSNGIVPFLKTLDASVAAVNQGGRRKGAAAVYLETWHSDIEEFLELRDNTGEDARRTHNLNLAHWIPDEFMRRVDQDGTWSLFSPSDVPELVDLWGDEFDAAYRRAEAAGLARKTIPARDLYGRMMRTLAQTGNGWMTFKDAANRTANQTAEPGHTVHSSNLCTEILEVTDDGETAVCNLGSVNLGAFVTGEGDDGIDWERLDSTVRTAVTFLDRVVDINFYPTEQAGRSNSRWRPVGLGAMGLQDVFFKLRLPFDSPEARALSTRIAERIMLAAYEASASLAERNGPLPAWDKTRTARGVLHPDHYGVEPHWPERWDALRARIAVTGLRNSLLLAIAPTATIASIAGVYECIEPQVSNLFKRETLSGEFLQVNSYLVNELKELGVWDARTREALRESSGSVQDFRWIPEEVRALYRTAWEIPQRGLIDMAAARTPFLDQSQSLNLFLETPTIGKLSSMYAYAWKSGLKTTYYLRSRPATRIARAAGSSAAAERPAPTTIPVQQAAPDADAIACSLENPESCEACQ; encoded by the coding sequence GTGACCATCGCGCCAGCCGATCCGGCATCAGTTGTCGGCCAGGCTCCTGCGACGACCGCCCAGGACCAGCAGACCCGACCGAGCGACGGCCCCGGGGCCGCGCTGCTGCGGACGCTGACCGACCTGACGGCCGACCTCCCCGACGCCGACCCCGGCCGGGTCGCCGCCGCGGCGCTGCGCGGCCGGTCCGCCCGCGCCGACGAGAGCGAGCTGCGTGAACTCGCCACCGAGGCCGCCGCCGGACTCATCTCCGAGGACCCCGCCTACTCCCGGCTCGCCGCCCGGCTGCTGACCGTCAGCATCGCCGCCGAGGCCGCCTCCCAGGGGGTGCTCGCCTTCTCCGGGTCCGTCGCCACCGGGCACCGCGAGGGCCTGATCGCGGACCGCACCGCCGCGTTCGTGACGAAGTACTCCGACCGTCTCGACGCGCTCATCGACACCACCGCCGACGACCGCTTCGGCTACTTCGGGCTGCGCACCCTGCACAGCCGCTATCTGCTGCGCCACCCGATCACCCGCAAGGTCGTCGAGACCCCGCAGCACTTCCTGCTCCGGGTCGCCTCCGGTCTCGCCGAGGACGACTCCGTACGCGCGCTCGACGAGGTCGCGGCGCTCTACCGGCTGATGAGCCGGCTCGACTACCTGCCCTCGTCGCCCACCCTGTTCAACTCGGGCACCCGCCACCCGCAGATGTCGTCCTGCTACCTCCTCGACTCCCCGCAGGACGAGCTGGACTCCATCTACGACCGCTACCACCAGGTCGCCCGGCTCTCCAAGCACGCCGGCGGCATCGGCCTGTCCTACTCCCGCATCCGTTCGCGCGGCTCGCTGATCCGGGGCACCAACGGCCACTCCAACGGCATCGTCCCGTTCCTGAAGACGCTCGACGCCTCCGTCGCGGCGGTCAACCAGGGCGGCCGGCGCAAGGGCGCCGCCGCGGTCTACCTGGAGACCTGGCACTCCGACATCGAGGAGTTCCTGGAGCTGCGGGACAACACCGGCGAGGACGCGCGGCGCACCCACAACCTGAACCTCGCGCACTGGATCCCCGACGAGTTCATGCGCCGGGTCGACCAGGACGGCACCTGGTCGCTGTTCTCCCCCTCGGACGTGCCCGAGCTGGTGGACCTGTGGGGCGACGAGTTCGACGCCGCGTACCGCCGGGCCGAGGCCGCCGGGCTGGCCCGCAAGACGATCCCCGCGCGGGACCTGTACGGGCGGATGATGCGGACCCTCGCCCAGACCGGCAACGGCTGGATGACCTTCAAGGACGCCGCGAACCGCACCGCCAACCAGACCGCCGAGCCCGGTCACACCGTCCACTCCTCGAATCTCTGCACCGAGATCCTGGAGGTCACCGACGACGGCGAGACGGCCGTGTGCAACCTCGGCTCGGTCAACCTCGGCGCGTTCGTCACCGGTGAGGGCGACGACGGCATCGACTGGGAGCGGCTGGACTCCACCGTCCGCACGGCCGTGACCTTCCTCGACCGGGTCGTGGACATCAACTTCTACCCGACCGAGCAGGCGGGCCGCTCCAACTCCCGCTGGCGGCCGGTGGGCCTGGGCGCGATGGGCCTCCAGGACGTCTTCTTCAAGCTGCGGCTGCCCTTCGACTCCCCCGAGGCGCGCGCCCTGTCCACCCGGATCGCCGAGCGGATCATGCTCGCCGCGTACGAGGCGTCCGCCTCGCTCGCCGAGCGCAACGGCCCGCTCCCCGCCTGGGACAAGACCCGTACCGCCCGCGGGGTGCTGCACCCCGACCACTACGGGGTCGAGCCGCACTGGCCCGAGCGCTGGGACGCGCTGCGTGCCCGGATCGCCGTCACGGGGCTGCGCAACTCGCTGCTGCTGGCCATCGCGCCGACCGCGACCATCGCGTCGATCGCCGGGGTCTACGAGTGCATCGAGCCGCAGGTGTCCAACCTGTTCAAGCGCGAGACGCTGAGCGGTGAGTTCCTCCAGGTCAACTCGTACCTGGTGAACGAGCTCAAGGAGCTGGGCGTCTGGGACGCGCGCACCCGTGAGGCGCTGCGTGAGTCCAGCGGTTCGGTGCAGGACTTCCGCTGGATTCCCGAGGAGGTCCGGGCGCTGTACCGCACGGCGTGGGAGATCCCGCAGCGCGGTCTGATCGACATGGCCGCCGCGCGGACCCCGTTCCTCGACCAGTCGCAGTCGCTGAACCTGTTCCTGGAGACGCCGACCATCGGCAAGCTCAGCTCGATGTACGCGTACGCCTGGAAGTCGGGCCTGAAGACCACGTACTACCTGCGGTCGCGTCCGGCGACCCGGATCGCCCGCGCGGCCGGTTCGTCCGCCGCCGCCGAGCGGCCCGCCCCCACCACCATCCCCGTGCAGCAGGCCGCGCCCGACGCGGACGCGATCGCCTGCTCCCTGGAGAACCCCGAGTCCTGCGAGGCATGCCAGTAA
- a CDS encoding ribonucleotide-diphosphate reductase subunit beta gives MPVMTTTPTEPAAAAPRERNLLDPGFELTLRPMRYPDFYERYRDAIKNTWTVEEVDLHSDVADLAKLSPAEQHLIGRLVAFFATGDSIVANNLVLTLYKHINSPEARLYLSRQLFEEAVHVQFYLTLLDTYLPDPEDRTAAFAAVENIPSIREKAEFCFKWMDSVEKLDQLETQADRRRFVLNLICFAACIEGLFFYGAFAYVYWLRSRGLLHGLATGTNWVFRDETMHMSFAFEVVDTVRKEEPELFDDKLQEQVTDMLREAVEAELQFARDLCGEGLPGMNTESMRQYLECVADQRLERLGFAPVYGSQNPFAFMELQGVQELTNFFERRPSAYQVAVEGKVGFDDEF, from the coding sequence ATGCCAGTAATGACGACCACCCCCACCGAACCCGCCGCCGCGGCCCCGCGGGAGCGCAATCTGCTGGACCCGGGCTTCGAGCTGACCCTGCGCCCGATGCGCTACCCCGACTTCTACGAGCGCTACCGGGACGCGATCAAGAACACCTGGACCGTCGAGGAGGTCGACCTCCACTCGGACGTCGCGGACCTCGCGAAGCTGTCGCCCGCCGAGCAGCATCTGATCGGCCGGCTGGTGGCGTTCTTCGCGACGGGCGACTCGATCGTCGCGAACAACCTGGTCCTGACGCTGTACAAGCACATCAACTCCCCCGAGGCACGGCTGTACCTGTCGCGTCAGCTGTTCGAGGAGGCCGTGCACGTCCAGTTCTATCTGACGCTGCTGGACACGTATCTGCCCGACCCGGAGGACCGCACCGCCGCGTTCGCCGCGGTGGAGAACATCCCCTCCATCCGGGAGAAGGCCGAATTCTGCTTCAAGTGGATGGACTCGGTCGAGAAGCTCGACCAGCTGGAGACACAGGCCGACCGGCGTCGGTTCGTGCTGAACCTGATCTGCTTCGCCGCCTGTATCGAGGGCCTGTTCTTCTACGGGGCGTTCGCCTATGTGTACTGGCTGCGCTCGCGCGGTCTGCTGCACGGTCTCGCGACGGGCACCAACTGGGTGTTCCGTGACGAGACGATGCATATGAGCTTCGCCTTCGAGGTCGTCGACACGGTCCGCAAGGAGGAGCCGGAGCTGTTCGACGACAAGCTCCAGGAGCAGGTCACCGACATGCTCCGGGAGGCCGTCGAGGCGGAGCTCCAGTTCGCCCGTGACCTGTGCGGCGAGGGGCTGCCGGGGATGAACACCGAGTCGATGCGCCAGTACCTGGAGTGCGTGGCCGACCAGCGGCTGGAGCGGCTGGGCTTCGCCCCGGTGTACGGCTCGCAGAACCCGTTCGCGTTCATGGAGCTCCAGGGTGTCCAGGAGCTGACGAACTTCTTCGAGCGCCGTCCGTCCGCGTACCAGGTGGCGGTGGAGGGCAAGGTCGGCTTCGACGACGAGTTCTAG
- a CDS encoding helix-turn-helix domain-containing protein, whose amino-acid sequence MLNNVAVVLLDGVHPFELGVVCEVFGLDRSEQGLPVYDFAVVSAEGPELSTHAGFSVRLEHGLERLEEADLIAIPAGEDYGSREFPEPLLDALRRATARGTRVLSVCSGVFVLGAAGLLDGRRCAGHWRHADELAIRFPRARVERDMLYVDEHPVITSAGSAAGIDSCLHIIRQEHGSEVANALARRMVVPPHRDGGQAQYVERPVPTTRCDTVGEVLVWMERHLDRAVTVEELADRAHMSPRTFARRFQQETGTTPYRWLLRQRVLLAQQLLEGTDETVDSVAGRTGFGNGATLRHHFLRVLGTTPNAYRRTFRGPRPLETAP is encoded by the coding sequence ATGCTGAACAACGTCGCGGTGGTGCTGCTGGACGGGGTGCATCCCTTCGAACTGGGCGTCGTCTGCGAGGTCTTCGGGCTGGACCGCAGCGAACAGGGCCTGCCGGTCTACGATTTCGCGGTGGTCTCGGCGGAGGGTCCCGAGCTGTCCACCCACGCGGGCTTCTCGGTGCGGCTGGAGCACGGTCTGGAGCGGCTGGAGGAGGCCGATCTGATCGCGATCCCCGCGGGTGAGGACTACGGCAGCCGGGAGTTCCCCGAGCCGCTGCTCGACGCCCTGCGCCGCGCCACCGCCCGGGGGACCCGGGTGCTCTCCGTCTGTTCGGGTGTCTTCGTGCTGGGCGCGGCCGGGCTGCTCGACGGCCGCCGCTGCGCGGGCCACTGGCGGCACGCGGACGAGCTCGCGATCCGCTTCCCCCGGGCCCGGGTGGAGCGCGACATGCTGTACGTGGACGAGCACCCGGTGATCACCTCGGCGGGGTCGGCCGCCGGTATCGACTCCTGTCTGCACATCATCCGCCAGGAGCACGGCTCGGAGGTCGCCAACGCGCTCGCCCGCCGGATGGTGGTGCCCCCGCACCGGGACGGCGGCCAGGCGCAGTACGTCGAGCGCCCGGTGCCGACGACCCGGTGCGACACGGTCGGTGAGGTGCTGGTGTGGATGGAGCGCCACCTCGACCGCGCGGTCACGGTCGAGGAGCTGGCGGACCGGGCGCATATGTCGCCCCGGACGTTCGCCAGGCGGTTCCAGCAGGAGACGGGGACTACCCCGTACCGCTGGCTGCTGCGCCAGCGGGTGCTGCTGGCGCAGCAGCTCCTGGAGGGGACGGACGAGACGGTCGACTCCGTCGCGGGCCGCACCGGTTTCGGCAACGGCGCGACCCTGCGCCACCACTTCCTGCGGGTCCTCGGCACCACCCCGAACGCGTACCGCAGGACGTTCAGGGGCCCGCGCCCCCTGGAGACGGCTCCCTGA
- a CDS encoding bifunctional albaflavenone monooxygenase/terpene synthase produces the protein MTGGPTPRTAGTDGRNAPPPPYAKGGAPLLGHAWNLVRDPLRFVAGLRDSGDVVRLRLGPGTAYAVCAPELVAALLKSPDYEVGGPLWDTMELLIGKGVATSNGPLHRRQRRMIQPAFRPERIAAHAPVMAEEAAAMADRWSPGATVDIGDEVFRTAVRIVTRSLLHVDSIDERVDRLGGSLHTVFGGLYRRMILSAGPFWKLPLPAHRRFEVALADLHRLVDEIVRERRMSGTDRGDLLSALLRAKDDNGETLNEQEVHDQTVSLLVAGAENVASTLTWTFQLLAEHPEEEKRLRAEVLSVTGGRPVTFGDLPKLGHTRNVITEAMRVRPAVWILTRRAVADSVLGGYRIPAGADIVYSPYAMQRDPRAFARHLEFDPDRWQPGTQADRGGPAMMPFGTGNRKCPGDHFSIVEMAIVLATVVPRWSLSRLRETDTAPRIGITLKPRRPRLRAVPVA, from the coding sequence ATGACCGGTGGACCGACCCCCCGAACAGCGGGGACCGACGGCCGGAACGCGCCCCCGCCGCCGTACGCCAAGGGCGGCGCCCCCCTGCTGGGACACGCCTGGAACCTGGTGCGCGACCCGCTCCGCTTCGTCGCCGGACTGCGCGACAGCGGGGACGTGGTGCGGCTGCGGCTCGGCCCCGGGACGGCGTACGCCGTGTGCGCCCCGGAACTCGTGGCCGCGCTCCTCAAGAGCCCGGACTACGAGGTCGGCGGACCGCTCTGGGACACCATGGAACTCCTCATCGGCAAGGGCGTCGCCACCAGCAACGGCCCGCTGCACCGGCGCCAGCGGCGCATGATCCAGCCCGCGTTCCGGCCCGAGCGGATCGCCGCCCACGCGCCCGTCATGGCGGAGGAGGCCGCCGCGATGGCCGACCGGTGGAGCCCCGGCGCCACCGTCGACATCGGCGACGAGGTGTTCCGCACGGCCGTCCGGATCGTCACCCGCTCGCTGCTCCACGTCGACTCGATCGACGAGCGGGTGGACCGGCTCGGCGGCTCGCTGCACACCGTCTTCGGGGGCCTGTACCGGCGGATGATCCTCTCCGCCGGACCGTTCTGGAAACTGCCCCTCCCGGCGCACCGTCGATTCGAGGTCGCATTGGCCGATCTGCATCGGTTGGTGGACGAGATCGTCAGGGAACGCCGTATGTCCGGAACGGACCGCGGGGACCTGCTCTCGGCATTGCTCCGGGCAAAGGACGACAATGGTGAAACGCTCAACGAACAAGAGGTACACGACCAGACGGTCTCCCTCCTCGTGGCGGGCGCGGAAAACGTTGCCTCGACGCTGACGTGGACGTTCCAGTTGCTCGCGGAGCACCCGGAGGAGGAAAAGCGGCTCCGCGCGGAGGTACTGTCCGTGACAGGTGGCCGGCCGGTGACATTCGGTGACCTGCCGAAGCTCGGGCACACCCGGAATGTCATCACCGAGGCGATGCGGGTTCGGCCCGCCGTATGGATTCTTACCCGCCGGGCGGTGGCCGATTCCGTACTGGGCGGATATCGCATTCCGGCCGGTGCGGACATCGTCTACAGCCCGTACGCGATGCAGCGGGACCCCCGGGCGTTCGCCCGGCATCTGGAGTTCGACCCCGACCGCTGGCAGCCCGGAACGCAGGCGGACCGGGGCGGACCGGCGATGATGCCGTTCGGCACCGGCAACCGCAAATGCCCCGGGGACCACTTCAGCATCGTCGAGATGGCGATCGTGCTGGCCACCGTCGTGCCCCGGTGGAGCCTGTCCCGGCTGCGGGAGACCGACACCGCCCCGCGGATCGGGATCACGCTCAAGCCGCGCCGGCCCAGGCTCCGGGCCGTGCCGGTGGCATAG
- the cyc1 gene encoding epi-isozizaene synthase: MPAFSYSTAATQTAVPPALALPVIEKEFPRQLHPYWPTLQETTRAWLLKMGLMPADKVERYADGLCYTDLMAGYYLGAPVEVLQAIADYSAWFFVWDDRHDRDVVHRRDAAWARLRDCLHAALDAPWRHLQHEDALVAAFADSMIRLYSFLGESWNARFAAHFHEVIEAYDNEYRNRTTGRIPAVTEYLELRRLTFAHWIWLDLLEPAAHHEIPRSVLENPAYRKAGLACQDFAAWYNDLCSLPKELAGDEYHNLGISLIKHEGMTLEDAVTEVRRRVNGCISEFLAAEQEVAVLIGELRDGTWRGEPLADAVALNISNMRNWFSSVYWFHHESGRYQVDSWADRSTPPYISDQGERPGSAGIR, encoded by the coding sequence GTGCCTGCTTTCTCCTACAGCACCGCAGCGACACAGACAGCAGTTCCGCCGGCACTCGCACTTCCGGTGATCGAGAAGGAGTTTCCTCGGCAACTCCATCCCTATTGGCCGACACTCCAGGAGACGACACGTGCATGGCTCCTGAAAATGGGGCTGATGCCGGCCGACAAGGTCGAACGGTACGCCGACGGGCTGTGCTACACCGATCTGATGGCCGGGTACTACCTCGGCGCCCCGGTGGAAGTGCTCCAGGCAATTGCCGACTACAGCGCGTGGTTCTTCGTCTGGGACGACCGCCACGACCGTGACGTCGTGCACCGCAGGGACGCGGCGTGGGCACGGCTGCGGGACTGCCTCCACGCGGCGCTCGACGCCCCGTGGCGCCATCTGCAACACGAGGACGCCCTGGTAGCGGCCTTCGCGGACAGCATGATCCGGCTTTACTCGTTCCTGGGCGAGAGCTGGAACGCCCGCTTCGCCGCACACTTCCACGAAGTGATCGAGGCGTACGACAACGAGTACCGCAACCGGACCACGGGCCGCATTCCGGCGGTCACCGAGTACCTGGAACTGCGCCGCCTCACCTTCGCCCACTGGATCTGGCTCGATCTCCTGGAGCCCGCCGCCCACCATGAAATACCCCGGTCGGTACTGGAGAATCCCGCCTACCGCAAGGCCGGGCTCGCCTGCCAGGATTTCGCCGCCTGGTACAACGACCTCTGCTCATTGCCCAAGGAACTCGCGGGCGATGAATACCACAACCTCGGGATCAGCCTCATCAAACATGAGGGAATGACCCTGGAGGACGCGGTCACGGAAGTACGCCGAAGGGTAAACGGATGCATATCCGAATTCCTGGCCGCCGAGCAGGAAGTAGCCGTTCTCATCGGTGAACTCCGGGACGGCACATGGCGCGGCGAACCACTCGCGGACGCCGTGGCGCTCAACATCTCCAATATGCGGAACTGGTTCAGTTCCGTGTACTGGTTCCACCACGAGTCCGGTCGCTACCAGGTCGACAGCTGGGCCGACCGGTCCACGCCCCCCTACATCAGCGACCAGGGCGAACGGCCCGGATCGGCGGGAATCCGATGA
- the def gene encoding peptide deformylase, which produces MAQQDTDQQHSGVLPVDDEGFVIDTEDCEAREEAYRARGTSRPITVVGNPVLHTECEDITTFDDELAGLVDDMFASQRTAEGVGLAANQIGVGRKVFVYDCVDDSGDRHVGVVCNPVLQDLPADQRSLDDSNEGCLSVPTAYAELARPDFAVVTGQDEKGNPIKVRGRGYFARCLQHETDHLYGRLYIDRLSKRDRKDALRQMEEGTPRYPVVAND; this is translated from the coding sequence ATGGCGCAGCAGGACACCGATCAGCAGCACAGTGGGGTGCTCCCCGTGGACGACGAGGGTTTCGTCATCGACACGGAGGACTGCGAGGCGCGTGAGGAGGCGTACCGCGCGCGCGGCACGTCCCGTCCGATCACCGTCGTGGGCAACCCGGTGCTGCACACGGAGTGCGAGGACATCACCACCTTCGACGACGAGCTGGCCGGGCTCGTGGACGACATGTTCGCCAGCCAGCGCACCGCCGAGGGCGTGGGCCTGGCCGCGAACCAGATCGGGGTGGGCCGGAAGGTCTTCGTGTACGACTGCGTGGACGACTCCGGCGACCGGCACGTGGGTGTGGTGTGCAACCCGGTGCTCCAGGATCTCCCGGCCGACCAGCGCAGCCTGGACGACTCCAACGAGGGCTGCCTGTCGGTGCCCACCGCCTATGCGGAGCTGGCGCGTCCGGATTTCGCCGTCGTGACAGGTCAGGACGAGAAGGGCAACCCCATCAAAGTACGCGGCCGCGGTTACTTCGCGCGCTGTCTACAGCATGAGACGGATCATCTCTACGGTCGTCTCTATATCGACCGTCTGTCCAAGCGGGACCGCAAGGATGCTCTGCGCCAGATGGAAGAGGGCACTCCGCGCTACCCCGTGGTGGCCAACGACTGA
- a CDS encoding tetratricopeptide repeat protein, whose protein sequence is MRIFGKGRHRPSASWRQATDRAFTLIGDGRYEDAGALLTRAADLEPWLSESWFNLALLHKFRHDWEQARAAGLRAVALLDRETGAPDWWNVGIAATALQDWPLARRAWQAYGLKVPGRPGSGGAAGEPVGMELGSAAVRLSPEGEAEVVWGRRLDPARIEVLSIPLPSSGRRWGEVVLHDGVPHGERTTAAGHVYPVFDEIELWAPSPVPTWVVLLEADDEEDRDALERLAADAGFAAEDWSSSVRLLCRMCSESRMPSDEGDGEHLDPHDHSEPGQPGPLGHVTDGHQWVPERECGIAAPASLVRGLLDGWVSDSPDTRDWRDLEEVC, encoded by the coding sequence GTGAGGATCTTCGGCAAGGGACGGCACCGGCCCTCCGCGTCCTGGCGGCAGGCCACCGACCGGGCGTTCACACTGATCGGCGACGGCCGCTACGAGGACGCGGGGGCGCTGCTGACCCGCGCCGCCGACCTGGAGCCCTGGCTGTCGGAGTCCTGGTTCAATCTCGCGCTGCTGCACAAGTTCCGGCACGACTGGGAGCAGGCCCGCGCCGCCGGGCTGCGGGCCGTGGCGCTGCTGGACCGCGAGACGGGCGCCCCCGACTGGTGGAACGTCGGGATCGCGGCGACCGCCCTCCAGGACTGGCCGCTGGCCCGTCGCGCCTGGCAGGCGTACGGGCTGAAGGTGCCAGGCCGGCCCGGGTCCGGCGGGGCCGCGGGCGAGCCGGTCGGGATGGAGCTGGGCAGCGCGGCGGTACGGCTGTCGCCGGAGGGCGAGGCCGAGGTGGTGTGGGGGCGGCGGCTGGACCCCGCCCGTATCGAGGTGCTGTCCATCCCGCTGCCGTCCTCGGGCCGCCGCTGGGGCGAGGTCGTCCTGCACGACGGTGTCCCGCACGGCGAGCGGACCACCGCCGCCGGACACGTGTACCCGGTCTTCGACGAGATCGAGCTGTGGGCGCCCTCCCCGGTGCCGACCTGGGTGGTGCTGCTGGAGGCGGACGACGAGGAGGACCGCGACGCCCTGGAGCGTCTCGCGGCCGACGCGGGCTTCGCCGCCGAGGACTGGTCGTCGTCGGTGCGGCTGCTGTGCCGGATGTGCTCGGAGAGCCGGATGCCCAGCGACGAGGGCGACGGCGAGCACCTCGACCCGCACGACCACAGCGAGCCGGGCCAGCCCGGTCCGCTCGGCCATGTCACCGACGGCCACCAGTGGGTGCCGGAGCGGGAGTGCGGGATCGCCGCGCCCGCGTCCCTGGTGCGCGGGCTGCTCGACGGATGGGTGTCGGACAGCCCCGACACCCGGGACTGGCGCGACCTCGAAGAGGTCTGCTGA
- a CDS encoding HD-GYP domain-containing protein, which produces MVLGSAGSLTVWAIGVTVWAGVHERGTALAFGLLIAVGELARTGGTSEGERDTAPLAAAGALAYALLGENGGGATHHGVAQVVTVTVAAGLLGGLPHLAAGRGPAPEQLARRTLSVAFAAVCFQPLYNTGALADLVHPGPVYALWMTGVLAVTALCDAVLAAALARARTGWPFAPLLRDELRAMIGIGSAVCATGAVMALTVAVAGLWALPVFSLPLLLTQLSLRRYAAVRQTYRQTIASLARSTEIAGYTPHGHARAVAALSRAVGRELGLSRSALTVLEHAALMHDIGQLSLVDPVPAGATASLPAEAQRRIARLGGAVVRQTGVDPEVALIVERQADPRCEQPLAARIVRTANAYDELVRAQGPGGPLAALERLRLATGHDHQPEVVEALARALAQRGSGALLPWDTARPPGGAAGAGAVT; this is translated from the coding sequence CTGGTGCTCGGCTCCGCCGGGTCGCTGACCGTCTGGGCGATCGGAGTGACCGTCTGGGCGGGTGTGCACGAGCGGGGCACCGCGCTCGCCTTCGGGCTGCTCATCGCGGTCGGTGAGCTCGCCCGGACCGGCGGTACCTCCGAGGGCGAACGGGACACCGCCCCGCTGGCCGCGGCCGGGGCCCTCGCTTACGCCCTGCTCGGGGAGAACGGGGGCGGCGCCACCCATCACGGCGTCGCCCAGGTGGTCACCGTGACCGTGGCCGCCGGACTCCTCGGCGGACTTCCGCACCTCGCGGCCGGCCGCGGCCCCGCGCCCGAACAGCTCGCCCGCCGCACCCTGAGCGTCGCGTTCGCCGCGGTCTGCTTCCAGCCCCTGTACAACACCGGCGCCCTCGCGGACCTGGTCCACCCCGGACCCGTCTACGCGCTGTGGATGACCGGGGTCCTGGCGGTCACCGCGCTGTGCGACGCGGTCCTCGCCGCGGCCCTGGCCCGGGCCCGTACCGGCTGGCCGTTCGCACCGCTGCTGCGCGACGAGCTGCGCGCGATGATCGGGATCGGCTCGGCGGTCTGCGCGACCGGCGCGGTCATGGCGCTCACCGTCGCCGTCGCCGGACTGTGGGCCCTGCCGGTGTTCTCGCTGCCGCTGCTGCTCACCCAGCTCTCGCTGCGCCGGTACGCGGCGGTCCGCCAGACCTACCGGCAGACCATCGCGTCCCTGGCCCGGTCCACGGAGATCGCCGGGTACACCCCGCACGGCCACGCACGGGCGGTCGCCGCGCTCAGCCGGGCCGTCGGCCGGGAGCTGGGACTGTCGCGGTCCGCGCTCACCGTCCTGGAGCACGCGGCGCTGATGCACGACATCGGGCAGCTGTCCCTGGTCGACCCGGTACCGGCCGGGGCCACCGCGTCCCTCCCCGCCGAGGCGCAGCGGCGGATCGCCCGGCTCGGCGGTGCCGTGGTGCGCCAGACCGGGGTGGACCCCGAGGTGGCGCTCATCGTGGAACGGCAGGCGGACCCCCGGTGCGAGCAGCCGCTGGCCGCCCGGATCGTACGGACGGCGAACGCGTACGACGAGCTGGTCCGGGCGCAGGGCCCCGGTGGCCCGCTGGCCGCGCTGGAGCGGCTGCGGCTGGCGACCGGGCACGACCATCAGCCGGAAGTGGTGGAGGCGCTGGCCAGGGCGCTGGCCCAGCGGGGGAGCGGGGCGCTGCTGCCGTGGGACACGGCCCGGCCGCCCGGGGGCGCCGCGGGTGCCGGGGCCGTGACATGA